Part of the Candidatus Diapherotrites archaeon genome is shown below.
AAAGCCCTGCTTTGAAATATTTTCTTTTTTGTAAAAAGAAAAAGTTAGCCCCGAGGAAATTTGAATCTGCGGATTCAAAAACCTCGTGTCTGATAGCCCCGAGGAAATTTGAATCTGCGGATTCAAAAACCTCGTGTCTGATAGCCCCGAGGAGATTCGAACTCCTGTCATCTCCTCCAGAGGGAGACATCCTTGACCGCTAGACTACGGGGCTGGATTAAAACAAATTAGTGGAAATAAAATTAAAAATTGTTGTTTAAGAAACACTGAATAAATTAGTGACTAAATGTTAAGTGACAACGCATATGGCTCCATTTTTTTGTTTGTCACTGAATACTTGATTAGGCGTAAAATATTTAAGGCTTGAGTGCGGAGTGTTGTTGTACTCGCGCTGGAAGCGCGAGAGTAAGCGGTTAGCGTGTTTGAGGTTTTGAACCTCGAACTCATTCAAGAATCGTTTTATTTTTTTGATGACTGCTTCTGCTTTTCCGTTGCATTTGGGATTGTGAATGCGTGTGTGAATGTGTTTGATGCCTAATAGACTGGCATCAAAGTTTTTGTGGTATTGTCTACCATTGTCAGATAACAAGGCTTTGAATCCCCCCGTTTCTCGGATTGCTTGTTGTAGGTTGTCTATTGTGTTTGCAAGCGTTGCATGAGAATATGCTTGCAGTGCAAACAGTTTTCTGGATGCATCATCTTCATAGAATGAGAAGCAACAGTGTACTCCATCCAAAATGCGTTTTCTGCCCCAATCCGTATGCATTAATGATAAAGCGTGCCTGCGCTCGTAACGCTTGCATTTTGTCTTTGGTTTGGGTTTTGGAGGAAACCAACGCTTCTTATAGCGTTATACTGTCCTCAAGCAAACCTTTCCCAAAGCTATCCATGCAAGCGTGCTGGACTTTCCTTGCACCAGCAAGGCTCTTAACCTGTTCAAGACAGGTTGCACTGTTTTGTTCCAGATTCTTTTGGCCTTTCTCTTAAACCTGATTGGTTGACCAGACAATGTGCGGTTCAACCAACGCGAAAGAGTCTTTCGCGGAATCCGCAAGACTCTATCTAACTCTCTCTGGCTAACCTGGCCAGAAACAAGTCTGGCGACTGCTTTTTCAACAATATCATTGCTATATTTTATAGTGGGAACCTCCATTCCGTTACTCAAAAAATGGAGTTCCCACAACTTTAAAACCCGCGTCTTAAAGTGGGGGCATATCCGCTGTCATGCAACAACTAAAGAGATTTATTAATAATTTGCTATCAATATAATTTAACAAGTGTAAAAAGGCTGTTTATGGATAAATCAAAAATTGATGAACTTATACGCAAGGCAGGGTATGAGATTAAAGTAGACAAAATACCAGAAGGATATACGCCCGGAATTATTATTAGAATTCAAAAAGGAAAAACCCATGCTTTTATTGATATTCATATTGAAAATAATAAGGCGTATTTTGGAAAACTCCACATAGGAAATGTAGAAAAAGGAGTGTGGCACAAGCCTGGGCATATATCAGCTGCAAAAGCTATTGATCTCATGCTCTATACAACAGAAAGAGAACTAAAAAAAGAACGGGTTAAAATAATTCAAGGATGGCCTGGCCCACAGCTTGAGAGATTGTTAAGGAGAAGAGGTTACAATTTAAAAAAACAAGAGTATTATGGTTTTGATATAAAAAAAAGGATTGGAAGAAAAAATCCGCTTCCACTTATATTACAGAGCAAAGTTAAAAAAGCGATTAAAAAAATTTAATAATTAATTAATTCTCCGAAAATTTAGGTTTTTTATTTGCCGAACCTTCTCTGCCTGTCGTTGAATTCGTTTATTGCTGTCGCCAAGTCTTCTTCCGAGAATTCAGGCCAGTATTTTTCAATGAAGTAGAGTTCAGAGTAAGAGGACTGGTATGTCAGGAAACCGCTCAATCTTTTCGTGCCTGATGTTCTTATTATGAGGTCAGGGTCAGGGAAAGCCGAATAAAGATAGTTCTTGAATTTTTTTTCTGTGAGCGAAGCCAGGCTGATTGCGTTGTGCTTGAAGTCCCAGGCAAGCCTTTTTGCTGCGTCAATTATTTCTGCCTGGCCGTTGTAGCCTAAAGCCATGTTGATTACCTTCTTCCTGTAGTTTTCAGTGAACTCTTCTGCCCTCCTCATTTTATTCTGGAGTTTCTGCGGCAAGAGATGAGTCCTTCCAATGAACTTCAATCTTAACTGGTTTGCAGTGAACTTGTTTGTGCTCCACACCTTGTCTAATTCTTTCTCGAAGATCTTGAACAAAATTTTTAGTTCAGCTTTATTTCTCTGCAAATTCTCCAGTGAAAGCGTGTAAAAAGTGCCTGCCTTGATTTTAGGGTAAGAATTAAGCCAGTCTAATACATGCCATGCTTTTTCTGTTCCCATCCTGTAGGATTCAAGTAATGAAACTCCGGCCTTGATTGCGTAACGCCTGTTTCCGTCAGGAATAAAAGCAATAGACTTCAATTGCATTAGCACACCAATTATTGTCCTTTTTTATTTATTTTTGCAGCTAAAAATATTTAAAATCAATTATAATCATACTATTTACATTAATTTAAACCTATGCCTTTAAATGCTTTAAAAACCAATTTTTAATGGTGCAGGAAATGAAGGAAGAAATCAGGTTCATTAAGGCCCAGGAACTGATTCAGGGAATGCTTGAAAGAACAGAAAAAGAAATAATTGAATTAAAGGAAACAAGAATCAGGGAAGGCCAGGCGTCAAACCCGACAGAAAAGGCAAGAGCAAAAATAGAGGAACTTCTCGTGCCATCAATTGAGTCCTTGAGAGAATAAAAAAAAGGCTTGAAAAGAATGCTTTACAATAAAACCAGAAGAAAAGAGATAATTGGAAGAATAAAAAAAGCTGGTTCTTTCTGGGGGAAATTCAAAGGCCTGATGCTCGAAAGAAAAGAGAAGTTCAATTACGGCCTTGTCTTTGATTTCAGGGCAGAGAAGAGGATTGAGGCAAGCATCCACATGCTCTTTGTCTTCTTCCCAATAGACTTGGTTTACTTGAACAAGGAAAAGAAGGTAATTGAATTAAAACACGGAATAAAGCCCTGGAGCCTGAACTACACCCCAAAAAGAAAGGCTCATTACCTTATAGAACTGCCTGAAGGCACAATCAAAAAGAAGAAGATTGGCCTGAAAGACGAATTGAAATGGAATTGAAAAGAAATTAAATGAGCTCTTTCTCTAATTCAATTAAATTATATAATACGCCATATTTTCTGCCTTTGATTTTTTTTCCTGTTTCCTGCCATTTAAGGTATTTTAGTGCCTTAAGTTTTCTGGGGTCTGTTATGTTCACATATGTTTTGGCTTTTTTGTGGCCTAAGTTACTAAGAATTATTTCAGCAGTCTTTAGAGCATTGTTGGCGTCAAAAGCAGTTCTATGCTCAGGAAGAATTGAAAATCCCCCTATTTCTCCTGTGCTTGGGCGAATTGAAATTGTTCCAATCTTTTCCCCTGCTTTATTTATAACAAAATACCATCTTCTACTGTCTTTGATTAATTCTTTTGGGGTTCTCGGGATAGCAAGGAAGCGATTTTTTGATTTCTTCATTAATTCAATGGCTTGAAATGCATCTCCTAATTGAAGCTTGAAACCCTTTCTCACAGGAATAAGATTATAAAAGCCGGTAATCTTTCTTTTCATAACAAAAAAGTAAAGGTTATAATTAATAAGCTTAATCACTATCCAAACAAAAAAGGGTTTATAGTAACTAATTTCTTTCCTGCCTTTTGCGAGCCACTTGAGGGACATTTTTGGTTATTGCGGGGCATTTACTAGGAAAGCATGCATATTTGAATCGTTAACCAATCGTTTAATTTTTCATTCAATCGTTTAATTAAATAAAAAAAGTTTTTTTATTGTTTTAAGAAATAGTTGGTGGCTTTGCCTTTTCCGTTTCTCGCAATAAAATTGAGTTTAATTAATTCATTTAAATCAAAAGTAGCGGTTGCCTTCGTAACATTAAACATTTTACAGAATTGACTGGAATTAATTCTATTCATTTTCTGACTCAAGAAATTCAGCGCCTTAATCTGCCTTTCATTCAATCCTAGTTCTCTTAAATCAATTATTCTGGAGTCCTTAATTAAGTCCAAAATTTTTTCTTTCGGGCCAGGAAAGGTTACTTGAAAGGAAGCTCTTCTTGCTTCAAAGACAGGTTCTTTCAGTCCATGCTCTTTCATTAATTTTTTCATTTTGTTTAATCCTGAGCCAAGTCTTTCGACTTCATTTATTTTATTGAATAATTTAAGCAATAACTTGTTTCGAGGAAAACTCTTGTTCATTACTTCTTTTAGGGTTAAACCGAATGGAATGCTTCCGGGTGAAACAACCTCAATTCTGTCGTCAAAAATGTTAACGAAAACAAGAGTTGAATTAAAGTAGTAGTTTCTGTGGCATACTGCGTTAATGATTGCTTCTCTTATGGCAGTATAAGGATATTCTTCTTTGTCAATTCTTTGAAATCCAATAAACTTTGAAGCAATCCTTGTATTCTTTTTAACAAATGTTTCGGCTTCGTTAACCAAATACAATAAATCGCCGGACAAGTCAGCTCTATCCAAAATATTGAATTTGTCTGTTCCTTGATAGCGAACGCAAGTAATGCAGGATTGCTCAACAAATTTTTCAGGTTCTAAAGCAAAAAATAAGACGCCAGCATTATTAACTGCCAAAACATTATCGGTCAATCTTGCAACACCAAGCTTCCATAAAGCATCTTCAATATTTAACTCTTCATTTATTCCTGCTTTATGCAAAAAATCATGCAATTTGTTTCTATCTAAATCTATTTCAATAGAAAAGTTTTCGCACAATAATTCGTCAAAGCCTTCCCCGTTACTTAATTCCTCTCTTAAACCAACCGCCAAAAAAACAATTCATGCAACATAAAGGAGGAGGAAACGAAAACAAATAAAAATCATTCCCTTCGTTATGGTACGTTATCATACCAAAACAGAAGATTTAAATTTTGTTCTATTCAAGCATTGTTTTGGTGAAAGAAATGAGGGAAAGCGTCTTCTTGGATTTCTTGGGAAACTCGCCTACAGCGCGGGTTTTGGACTTCCTTATTACTGGAAGAGAATTTGATTACTCTCTGACTGACATAGCCGAAAAATCTGAAATAGGCTGGACGACCTTGCACAGGATTCTACCATCACTGAAGAAAATGGAAATACTTGTCCCTACAAGGGCAGTAGGGAGGGCAAGGCTGTACAAGCTCAACCAAAAAAACGAGAACGTGAAGAAGCTGATTGAATTGTACGACAGCCTGCTCAAAAGAGAGTTGGGCAAGGCAGAAGAAGAAAGCAGAGTGAAAGCAGTTGCAATTGAAAAGACAAGAAAAAGAACTAAAAACTAATTAAACAGAATTAAGGGAGGTATCAGAACCTGTTGGAGGGAGGTATCGGATCCTATCGA
Proteins encoded:
- a CDS encoding ATP-binding protein translates to MAVGLREELSNGEGFDELLCENFSIEIDLDRNKLHDFLHKAGINEELNIEDALWKLGVARLTDNVLAVNNAGVLFFALEPEKFVEQSCITCVRYQGTDKFNILDRADLSGDLLYLVNEAETFVKKNTRIASKFIGFQRIDKEEYPYTAIREAIINAVCHRNYYFNSTLVFVNIFDDRIEVVSPGSIPFGLTLKEVMNKSFPRNKLLLKLFNKINEVERLGSGLNKMKKLMKEHGLKEPVFEARRASFQVTFPGPKEKILDLIKDSRIIDLRELGLNERQIKALNFLSQKMNRINSSQFCKMFNVTKATATFDLNELIKLNFIARNGKGKATNYFLKQ
- the uppS gene encoding polyprenyl diphosphate synthase, which encodes MQLKSIAFIPDGNRRYAIKAGVSLLESYRMGTEKAWHVLDWLNSYPKIKAGTFYTLSLENLQRNKAELKILFKIFEKELDKVWSTNKFTANQLRLKFIGRTHLLPQKLQNKMRRAEEFTENYRKKVINMALGYNGQAEIIDAAKRLAWDFKHNAISLASLTEKKFKNYLYSAFPDPDLIIRTSGTKRLSGFLTYQSSYSELYFIEKYWPEFSEEDLATAINEFNDRQRRFGK
- a CDS encoding DUF192 domain-containing protein, which produces MLYNKTRRKEIIGRIKKAGSFWGKFKGLMLERKEKFNYGLVFDFRAEKRIEASIHMLFVFFPIDLVYLNKEKKVIELKHGIKPWSLNYTPKRKAHYLIELPEGTIKKKKIGLKDELKWN